In Arthrobacter sp. QXT-31, one genomic interval encodes:
- a CDS encoding GntR family transcriptional regulator: protein MTGGDAFPGQWKPNTGSSVALFEQLRLYVIEQADQGKLAPGTRLPAVRTLAGTLGVAPHTVARAYKELEAAGVVATKGRNGTVVCARDERWGALSEAAAEYAAAAKSQGATFAQAVHLLAAAYDAD from the coding sequence GTGACCGGCGGAGATGCCTTCCCCGGGCAGTGGAAGCCGAACACCGGCAGCTCCGTGGCACTCTTTGAGCAGCTGCGGCTCTACGTGATCGAACAGGCGGACCAGGGCAAGCTCGCCCCGGGCACCAGGCTGCCCGCAGTGCGGACCCTGGCCGGGACCCTCGGCGTCGCACCCCACACCGTGGCCCGGGCGTACAAGGAACTCGAAGCAGCGGGAGTCGTCGCCACGAAGGGCCGTAACGGAACGGTTGTCTGCGCCCGCGACGAACGGTGGGGGGCGTTGTCCGAGGCCGCAGCAGAATATGCGGCAGCGGCAAAATCACAGGGAGCCACGTTCGCGCAGGCAGTACATCTGCTGGCGGCCGCCTACGACGCCGACTAG
- a CDS encoding ABC transporter ATP-binding protein, which produces MKGTHAAKRTTGSFVPAAKRLLGLLRPSRRRMTVAIAATCGFAALNVTAPKLLGDATDVVVDGFIRGTFDAGKLAALLGVVALMYVGTSIFNWVQGALTAQAVQRLVFRLRAAVEDKLHRLPSSHFHEQARGDVLSRATNDVDNISQALTQLLTQLIMSVLMLCGSLAMMLWISPLLAAIALISVPVSTLITVYMARQSQTYFAAQWASTGELNAHVEEFITGHEVIKAFGQQDAASAVFGRGNDRLARTSARAQFVSGAVQPLMVFVANINYVAVAVVGALQVAAGAMTIGGIQAFIQFSRLFTQPMGQIGGMLTLMQSCAASAERVFALLDEPEIPREDGVPAGQVPPSGQGNLSAQGSLRGRIEFEDVTFAYTPGAPAVSGLSFSVLPGQTVAIVGHTGAGKTTVVNLLMRFYEPDSGRITIDGTDIATVPVDSLRSNFAVVMQDVWLFSGTVRENIEYGWPGADDDRILAAAEASHVDHFVRSLPAGYATVLGDDGDSLSQGQRQLITIARARLADRSVLILDEATSSVDTRTEVQIKLAMNRLRQGRTSFIIAHRLSTVRDADLILVMDHGRIVEQGTHSSLLSVDGHYRHLYEAQFRGVDRELGAIRRPRGRHAAGQQRYRELGL; this is translated from the coding sequence ATGAAGGGCACGCACGCAGCCAAGCGCACCACCGGCAGCTTTGTGCCGGCGGCCAAACGCCTCCTGGGACTCCTGCGCCCCTCAAGGCGCAGGATGACCGTGGCGATCGCGGCCACCTGCGGTTTCGCCGCCCTCAACGTGACGGCTCCCAAGCTTCTCGGTGACGCCACCGACGTCGTCGTGGACGGTTTCATACGCGGCACATTCGACGCCGGGAAGCTGGCGGCCCTGCTTGGCGTGGTCGCGCTGATGTATGTCGGCACCTCGATCTTCAACTGGGTCCAGGGAGCCCTGACCGCACAGGCGGTGCAGCGGCTTGTCTTCCGCCTCCGCGCCGCAGTCGAGGACAAACTGCACCGGCTGCCGTCGTCGCACTTCCATGAGCAGGCCAGGGGCGATGTCCTCAGCCGGGCCACCAACGATGTCGACAACATCTCCCAGGCGCTCACCCAATTGCTCACGCAGCTGATCATGTCCGTTCTGATGCTGTGCGGCTCGCTGGCCATGATGCTGTGGATCTCGCCGCTGCTGGCCGCCATCGCCCTGATCTCGGTTCCGGTTTCCACGCTGATAACGGTGTACATGGCCCGCCAGTCGCAGACCTACTTCGCGGCCCAGTGGGCATCCACCGGGGAGCTGAACGCCCACGTCGAGGAATTCATCACCGGGCACGAGGTCATCAAGGCGTTCGGGCAGCAGGACGCGGCGTCGGCCGTATTCGGCCGCGGCAACGACCGGCTGGCGCGCACCAGCGCACGTGCCCAGTTCGTGTCCGGAGCGGTGCAGCCGCTCATGGTCTTCGTCGCCAATATCAACTACGTGGCGGTGGCCGTCGTCGGCGCCCTGCAGGTGGCGGCGGGAGCCATGACGATCGGCGGCATCCAGGCCTTCATCCAGTTCAGCCGCCTGTTCACCCAGCCCATGGGGCAAATCGGCGGCATGCTCACCCTGATGCAGTCCTGCGCCGCCTCGGCCGAGCGTGTGTTCGCCCTGCTTGACGAGCCCGAGATCCCGCGCGAGGACGGCGTTCCGGCCGGCCAGGTGCCCCCATCCGGCCAGGGGAACCTGTCCGCCCAAGGGAGCCTGCGCGGCCGGATTGAGTTCGAGGACGTGACCTTTGCCTACACCCCCGGGGCTCCGGCGGTCAGCGGGCTGTCCTTCTCCGTCCTCCCGGGACAGACCGTGGCCATCGTGGGACACACCGGTGCCGGCAAGACCACGGTGGTTAACCTCCTCATGCGCTTCTACGAACCGGATTCGGGGCGCATCACCATCGACGGCACGGACATCGCCACCGTGCCGGTGGACTCACTGCGGTCCAATTTCGCCGTGGTCATGCAGGACGTGTGGCTGTTCAGCGGCACCGTGCGCGAAAACATCGAGTATGGCTGGCCGGGCGCGGACGACGACCGCATCCTGGCAGCGGCCGAGGCCAGCCATGTGGACCACTTCGTGCGGTCGCTGCCCGCCGGCTACGCAACGGTCCTGGGCGACGACGGCGATTCGCTGAGCCAGGGCCAGCGGCAGCTGATCACCATCGCCCGGGCCCGGCTCGCCGACCGCAGCGTCCTCATCCTGGACGAGGCAACAAGCTCGGTGGACACCCGCACCGAGGTGCAGATCAAACTTGCCATGAACCGGCTGAGGCAGGGCCGGACGAGCTTCATCATTGCCCACAGGTTGTCCACCGTGCGCGACGCTGATCTAATTCTCGTCATGGATCACGGACGCATTGTTGAACAGGGGACGCACAGCAGCCTGCTGTCCGTGGACGGCCACTACAGGCACCTGTACGAAGCCCAGTTCCGGGGGGTGGACCGCGAACTCGGGGCAATCCGCCGGCCCCGCGGCCGGCACGCCGCCGGCCAGCAGCGCTACCGGGAGCTGGGCCTGTGA
- a CDS encoding ABC transporter ATP-binding protein: MLIGLMLRLLGEHRAAVWAIIVLQVVQTAGNLLLPTLNASIIDDGILAGQPGVILALGGWMLVLTAMQAAAALGAGYLGAGVAMKIGHRLRRELFSQVQAMSSQEIGTFGTPSLVTRTTNDVQQIQTFAVLVFTMLAAAPVMGIGGIILAVQQNAALSAVVIVIVPVLVLIMYLIVRRLIPLYRQGQALIDNITRILREQIIGANVIRGFVRQKHEVARFAEANRRLTRNNLQSALLVAGMLPMIMIVVNLSSVAVVWFGGHLISSGRMEVGALTAFIAYILQILLAIMMAMYVFSTAPRAAVCAERIQDVLDVTPALAVATGAAAAPPASAAAPASSAVPGSAVAAGAEPAPEPAAGGGVQFSHVWFAYPGAESPVLADISFSAWPGTTTAIIGQTGSGKTTLLNLLPRFLDATTGEVRFGGADVRTLQPGRLRQRISAVPQHSYLFAGTVASNLRMAAPDATEDDLWQALQLAQAEDFVRAFPDGLQAAVAQGGAGLSGGQRQRLCIARAVLRSADVYLFDDSFSALDYATESAVRQALASRLEAATVLMVAERIPSIMDADRILVLEEGRLVAQGTHAELLAVSPTYRETAEFQLALDEQP; the protein is encoded by the coding sequence GTGCTGATTGGCTTAATGCTCCGCCTCCTCGGTGAGCACCGGGCCGCTGTTTGGGCGATTATCGTGCTGCAGGTGGTGCAGACAGCGGGAAACCTGCTGCTGCCGACCCTGAATGCCAGCATCATCGACGACGGGATCCTCGCCGGCCAGCCCGGGGTGATCCTGGCGCTCGGCGGCTGGATGCTGGTGCTGACCGCCATGCAGGCCGCCGCAGCCCTGGGCGCCGGGTACCTCGGGGCCGGCGTCGCCATGAAGATCGGCCACCGCCTGCGGCGGGAGTTGTTCTCCCAGGTCCAGGCCATGTCTTCGCAGGAGATCGGGACGTTCGGCACGCCCAGCCTCGTCACCAGGACCACCAACGATGTCCAGCAAATCCAGACCTTCGCCGTCCTGGTGTTCACCATGCTCGCCGCGGCGCCGGTCATGGGCATCGGCGGCATCATCCTGGCCGTCCAGCAGAACGCGGCCCTGTCCGCCGTCGTGATTGTCATAGTCCCGGTGCTGGTGCTCATCATGTACCTGATCGTGCGCCGCCTCATCCCGCTCTACCGCCAGGGCCAGGCACTCATCGATAACATCACCCGGATCCTGCGCGAACAGATCATCGGCGCGAACGTCATCCGAGGCTTCGTCCGGCAAAAGCATGAGGTTGCGCGCTTTGCGGAAGCGAACCGGCGGCTGACCCGGAACAACCTCCAGTCGGCGCTCCTGGTCGCGGGCATGCTTCCGATGATCATGATCGTGGTGAACCTCTCGTCCGTGGCGGTGGTCTGGTTCGGCGGGCACCTGATCAGCAGCGGCAGGATGGAAGTGGGCGCCCTGACGGCCTTCATCGCCTACATCCTGCAGATCCTGCTGGCCATCATGATGGCCATGTACGTGTTCAGCACCGCGCCGCGCGCTGCCGTCTGCGCCGAACGGATCCAGGACGTCCTGGACGTGACGCCGGCTCTGGCAGTGGCCACAGGGGCGGCGGCAGCGCCGCCCGCCTCGGCAGCGGCGCCGGCCTCCTCCGCCGTGCCGGGCTCGGCAGTGGCCGCCGGGGCGGAGCCAGCGCCGGAGCCGGCAGCCGGCGGGGGAGTCCAGTTCAGCCACGTCTGGTTCGCCTACCCCGGGGCCGAGTCACCCGTCCTGGCCGACATCTCCTTTTCAGCCTGGCCGGGCACCACCACGGCCATCATCGGTCAGACAGGCAGCGGCAAGACCACGCTGCTGAACCTCCTGCCGCGGTTCCTCGACGCCACAACCGGTGAGGTCCGGTTCGGCGGCGCCGATGTCCGGACACTTCAGCCCGGCCGGCTGCGCCAGCGGATTTCGGCGGTGCCGCAGCACTCCTACCTGTTCGCAGGCACCGTGGCGAGCAACCTGCGGATGGCCGCGCCGGACGCCACCGAGGACGACCTCTGGCAGGCCCTGCAGCTGGCGCAGGCCGAGGACTTCGTCCGCGCGTTCCCGGACGGTCTCCAGGCCGCCGTCGCGCAGGGCGGGGCCGGGCTTTCGGGCGGGCAGCGGCAGCGCCTATGCATCGCCCGCGCGGTGCTCCGCAGTGCGGACGTCTACCTTTTTGACGACAGTTTTTCCGCCCTGGACTATGCCACCGAGTCCGCGGTCCGGCAGGCGCTGGCATCCAGGCTGGAAGCAGCCACGGTGCTCATGGTGGCCGAACGCATCCCCAGCATCATGGACGCGGACCGGATCCTGGTACTGGAGGAAGGTCGGCTGGTGGCACAGGGGACCCACGCCGAACTGCTCGCAGTGTCGCCCACCTACCGGGAAACCGCAGAATTCCAGCTGGCCCTGGATGAACAGCCGTGA
- a CDS encoding trans-aconitate 2-methyltransferase, with the protein MWDPAQYVQFGDYRQRPFFDLTGRVLADAPREVVDLGCGPGNLTATLAARWPSARVVGVDSSAEMLATAEQHRQSAPGLEFTLGDIASWLPSEDTDVVVSNAALQWVPGHPELLAGWLKALKPGAWFALQVPGNFTAASHTLMREVAESPKWAGKLAGVLRHDEAVAPPARYLEIMLDAGCAADAWETTYQQVLTGENPVLDWVRGAGLRPVLAALSPDEVAGFEAEYGARLADAYPATAHGTVYPFRRIFAVARKL; encoded by the coding sequence GTGTGGGATCCCGCCCAATACGTTCAGTTCGGGGACTACCGGCAGCGCCCCTTCTTTGACCTGACGGGCCGGGTCCTCGCCGATGCCCCGCGGGAAGTGGTGGACCTGGGCTGCGGCCCCGGCAACCTGACGGCCACACTCGCGGCACGGTGGCCATCCGCGCGGGTGGTGGGAGTCGACTCCTCCGCGGAGATGCTGGCCACGGCCGAACAGCACCGGCAGTCCGCGCCTGGACTGGAGTTCACCCTCGGGGACATCGCTTCCTGGTTGCCCTCCGAAGACACGGACGTGGTGGTGAGCAACGCTGCCCTGCAGTGGGTTCCCGGGCACCCGGAGCTGCTGGCCGGCTGGCTGAAGGCGCTGAAACCGGGCGCGTGGTTCGCCCTCCAGGTGCCGGGCAACTTTACTGCGGCGTCCCACACCCTGATGCGGGAGGTTGCCGAGTCGCCAAAGTGGGCCGGCAAGCTCGCCGGCGTGCTCCGCCACGACGAAGCGGTGGCGCCGCCCGCCCGCTACCTGGAAATCATGCTCGACGCCGGATGTGCAGCGGATGCGTGGGAGACCACCTACCAGCAGGTGCTCACCGGTGAAAACCCGGTGCTGGACTGGGTGCGGGGCGCAGGCCTGCGGCCCGTGCTGGCAGCGCTGTCCCCGGATGAAGTGGCCGGGTTCGAGGCCGAATACGGCGCCCGGCTGGCAGACGCCTATCCGGCCACAGCGCACGGCACGGTATATCCGTTCCGCAGGATCTTCGCGGTAGCCCGGAAGCTTTAG
- a CDS encoding DEAD/DEAH box helicase, which produces MKLVEQLPAPSARITTGTGADPDTLYERFVEWTESRGLQLYPAQDEAIMELASGANVILATPTGSGKSLVAIAAHFQAMARGERSYYTAPIKALVSEKFFALCEIFGAENVGMITGDSGVNQDAPIICCTAEILANTALREGAAAELGAVIMDEFHFYSDPQRGWAWQVPLLELPQAQFLLMSATLGDVSRFEAGMTELTGRTTTTVSSAERPIPLHYYYRETPVHETLEELLGTREVPVYVVHFSQAEAIERAQTLMSINMCTREEKDKIAELIANFRFAAGFGKTLNRLVRHGIGVHHAGMLPKYRRLVEQLAQAGLLKVICGTDTLGVGINVPIRTVVLTALSKYDGVRTRLLNSREFHQIAGRAGRAGYDTAGTVVVQAPEHVVENVKAMAKATAKFGDDQRKLRQVVKKKPPEGFVSWGEPTYNRLVESVPEPLNSSFTVTHAMLMNLMERPGDPFPAARRLLTENHEGRPSQLRLMKKALGIYRELLAAEVVERIPVAEQGTDGRTVRLTVHLQPNFALNQPLSPFALAALDLLDPESPSYALDVVSVIEATLEKPRQILSAQQKKARGEAVAAMKADGIEYDQRMAMLDEVTYPQPLAEILGEAFEVYRKAAPWVGDFELAPKSVIRDMYERAMNFGEFVQFYGLARSEGIVLRYLADGFKALRQTVPQDALREDLEDLVAWLGELVRQVDSSLLDEWEELTSGAAPTPHDAPPPPPPSLTSNIRAFRVMVRNEMFRRVELFADEDATALGELDGDAGWDADRWEDALDDYFDEHDDIGTGPDARGPGLLIITEEPGVWKVRQIFDDPAGNHDWGISAEVDLAASDETGTAVVRVTGVNRL; this is translated from the coding sequence ATGAAACTCGTTGAACAGCTCCCCGCCCCGTCCGCACGGATCACCACCGGGACCGGCGCGGACCCGGACACGCTGTACGAGCGTTTCGTGGAGTGGACCGAAAGCCGCGGCCTGCAGCTCTACCCGGCCCAGGACGAGGCCATCATGGAGCTGGCCTCCGGCGCCAACGTGATCCTCGCAACGCCCACGGGCTCGGGCAAGTCCCTGGTTGCCATAGCGGCCCATTTCCAGGCGATGGCCCGCGGCGAACGCAGTTACTACACCGCCCCCATCAAGGCCCTGGTGTCCGAAAAGTTCTTTGCCCTCTGCGAGATCTTCGGGGCGGAGAACGTCGGCATGATCACCGGCGACTCCGGGGTTAACCAGGACGCCCCGATCATCTGCTGCACGGCCGAAATCCTGGCCAACACCGCCCTGCGTGAAGGTGCGGCGGCCGAACTGGGCGCCGTCATCATGGACGAGTTCCATTTCTACTCCGATCCGCAGCGCGGCTGGGCCTGGCAGGTTCCGCTGCTGGAGCTTCCGCAGGCACAGTTCCTCCTGATGTCTGCCACGCTGGGCGACGTCAGCCGCTTCGAAGCCGGCATGACCGAACTGACGGGCCGGACCACCACTACTGTCAGCTCGGCCGAACGCCCGATCCCGCTGCACTACTACTACCGCGAGACGCCCGTCCACGAGACGCTCGAGGAGCTGCTGGGGACCAGAGAAGTCCCGGTCTACGTGGTGCACTTCAGCCAGGCGGAAGCCATTGAACGCGCACAGACGCTGATGAGCATCAACATGTGCACGCGCGAGGAGAAGGACAAGATAGCAGAGCTCATCGCGAACTTCCGTTTCGCCGCGGGCTTTGGCAAGACGTTGAACCGCCTGGTCCGGCACGGCATCGGCGTCCACCACGCGGGCATGCTGCCCAAGTACCGCCGGCTCGTGGAACAGCTGGCCCAGGCCGGCCTGCTCAAGGTCATCTGCGGCACGGACACGCTGGGCGTGGGAATCAACGTGCCCATCCGCACCGTCGTGCTCACCGCACTGAGCAAGTACGACGGCGTACGCACCCGCCTGCTTAACTCCCGTGAGTTCCACCAGATCGCCGGAAGGGCCGGCCGGGCCGGCTACGACACCGCCGGCACCGTGGTGGTCCAGGCTCCCGAACACGTCGTGGAGAACGTGAAGGCGATGGCCAAGGCCACCGCCAAGTTCGGCGATGACCAGCGGAAGCTGCGCCAGGTGGTGAAGAAGAAGCCGCCCGAGGGGTTCGTGTCCTGGGGTGAGCCGACGTACAACAGGCTGGTGGAGTCGGTTCCGGAGCCGCTGAACTCCAGCTTCACCGTGACCCATGCGATGCTGATGAACCTTATGGAGCGGCCGGGCGACCCGTTCCCCGCGGCGCGCCGCCTCCTCACTGAAAACCACGAAGGCCGGCCCTCGCAGCTGCGCCTCATGAAGAAGGCGCTGGGCATCTACCGGGAGTTGCTGGCGGCCGAGGTTGTGGAGCGCATCCCGGTTGCGGAGCAGGGGACGGACGGCCGTACGGTGCGCCTGACCGTCCACCTGCAGCCGAACTTCGCGCTGAACCAGCCGCTGTCCCCGTTCGCTTTGGCCGCCCTGGACCTGCTGGACCCCGAGTCGCCGTCCTACGCCCTCGATGTGGTTTCAGTGATTGAGGCCACGCTGGAGAAGCCGCGGCAGATCCTCTCCGCGCAGCAGAAGAAGGCACGCGGCGAAGCTGTGGCTGCCATGAAGGCGGACGGCATCGAGTATGACCAGCGGATGGCCATGCTCGACGAGGTCACCTATCCCCAGCCGCTTGCGGAAATCCTCGGCGAGGCCTTCGAGGTGTACCGGAAGGCGGCGCCGTGGGTGGGCGACTTCGAACTGGCACCCAAGTCGGTCATCCGGGACATGTACGAGCGCGCCATGAACTTCGGGGAGTTCGTGCAGTTCTACGGCCTGGCCCGGTCCGAGGGCATCGTGCTGCGGTACCTTGCGGACGGTTTCAAGGCACTCCGGCAGACCGTGCCGCAGGACGCGCTGCGGGAGGACCTCGAGGACCTGGTCGCCTGGCTGGGCGAGCTGGTCCGGCAGGTGGATTCCAGCCTCCTGGACGAGTGGGAGGAACTGACATCGGGCGCGGCACCCACGCCGCACGATGCACCGCCTCCGCCGCCGCCGTCGCTCACGTCCAACATCCGGGCCTTCCGGGTCATGGTGCGGAACGAAATGTTCCGGCGCGTGGAGCTTTTCGCCGACGAGGACGCCACTGCCCTCGGAGAGCTCGACGGCGACGCCGGCTGGGATGCCGACCGCTGGGAAGACGCGCTGGACGATTACTTCGACGAGCATGACGACATCGGCACCGGCCCAGACGCACGCGGTCCGGGGTTGCTCATCATCACCGAGGAGCCCGGTGTCTGGAAGGTCCGGCAGATCTTCGATGACCCCGCGGGCAACCACGACTGGGGAATCTCCGCGGAGGTGGATCTTGCGGCCTCGGACGAGACGGGCACTGCGGTGGTCCGGGTGACCGGAGTCAACCGGCTCTGA
- a CDS encoding LuxE/PaaK family acyltransferase has protein sequence MSKAYAQSPDDWARSVTDVLRDAAIYHQAGNGYYRAQCDALGVDPAAINDINDLQALPLLPVGLFKRPDARALLTCSLADVETETRSSGTRGVLSVAPRNSETLTLALVGLIGIYREFFSLSGGAGLFLNPSDPEASEMGLLKDLNILNSVFDHHTYLVADEAFDAGVALEELRRWKSHMTRHIVGPPFLIGQLLRFIEREEINLRLDPYSMIITLGGWKRHTDEAISDERFRERCHDLLGVRAENVRDMYGLIESNMLAVECHLHRKHVPPWCYISIRGPGQDGKELAPGETGTIAVLDALSTSYPGFLLTDDMGDVETGTCGCGRTGQVINFRRRGPDGGRGHCPVSIERYLSAGTAVAEAPALVKA, from the coding sequence GTGTCCAAGGCCTACGCCCAGTCGCCTGATGACTGGGCACGGTCAGTCACCGACGTCCTGCGCGACGCCGCGATCTACCACCAGGCCGGAAACGGCTACTACCGCGCCCAGTGTGACGCGTTGGGAGTCGATCCTGCCGCCATCAACGACATCAACGACCTGCAAGCCCTGCCACTGTTGCCGGTTGGCTTGTTCAAACGTCCCGACGCCAGGGCGCTGCTCACCTGCTCCCTGGCCGACGTCGAGACCGAAACCCGCTCCAGTGGAACCCGTGGTGTCCTGTCTGTCGCCCCCCGCAACAGCGAGACATTGACCCTGGCGCTGGTCGGCCTGATCGGGATCTACCGGGAGTTCTTCAGCCTGTCCGGGGGCGCGGGACTTTTCCTGAATCCGTCGGACCCCGAAGCTTCGGAGATGGGACTGCTCAAGGACCTGAACATCCTGAACAGCGTCTTCGACCACCACACGTATCTCGTTGCCGACGAGGCGTTCGACGCCGGGGTGGCCCTGGAGGAACTACGCCGGTGGAAGAGCCATATGACACGCCACATCGTCGGTCCGCCGTTCCTCATCGGCCAACTGCTCCGGTTCATCGAGCGGGAGGAGATCAATCTGCGCCTGGACCCGTACAGCATGATCATCACCCTCGGCGGCTGGAAGCGGCACACCGACGAGGCCATCTCTGACGAACGCTTTCGGGAGCGGTGCCACGACTTGCTCGGCGTGCGCGCGGAGAACGTGCGCGACATGTACGGGCTGATCGAGTCGAACATGCTCGCTGTCGAATGCCACCTGCATCGCAAGCACGTTCCGCCCTGGTGCTACATCTCCATCCGGGGCCCTGGCCAGGACGGCAAGGAGCTCGCCCCGGGGGAGACCGGCACCATCGCCGTCCTGGACGCCCTCAGCACCAGCTACCCCGGCTTCCTCCTCACCGACGACATGGGCGACGTCGAGACCGGCACCTGCGGGTGCGGCAGAACAGGCCAGGTCATCAACTTCCGCCGCCGGGGGCCGGACGGCGGGCGTGGTCACTGCCCTGTCAGCATCGAGCGCTACCTCAGTGCGGGCACCGCCGTCGCTGAGGCGCCGGCTCTCGTTAAGGCCTGA
- the sbnB gene encoding 2,3-diaminopropionate biosynthesis protein SbnB has translation MTELATTPVAAAAEPKTVPPFAVIAGTQVQHVLQGREKQIVELVEQTYRVHAAGDSVNPPSYFLRFPDRPTSRIIALPASIGGQVEVDGIKWVSSFPDNVSSGIPRASAVLILNNRETGYPFACMEGSIISASRTAASAAAAADWLSRGRGRPRRIGFFGVGLIARYIHTFLKATDWSFDEIGVFDLSAESAEGFKGYLERSGTGARVTVHNGPEQLIRSSDLVVFATVAGQPHVHDTTWFAHNPLVLHVSLRDLAPEILLASTNILDDVDHCLKAGTSAHLAEQMVGKRDFVDGTLADVMDGKVSPPDDRPIVFSPFGLGVLDLAVGKYVYDELARSGQLRTVEDFFSELRRYG, from the coding sequence ATGACAGAGCTTGCCACTACCCCAGTCGCAGCGGCCGCAGAACCAAAGACGGTTCCGCCCTTCGCGGTCATTGCAGGGACCCAAGTGCAGCACGTGCTCCAGGGCCGGGAGAAGCAGATCGTCGAACTTGTCGAGCAGACGTACCGGGTGCATGCAGCCGGAGACTCGGTGAACCCGCCGTCCTATTTCCTGCGCTTCCCGGACCGGCCCACCTCGCGCATCATCGCCCTGCCGGCCTCGATCGGCGGACAGGTGGAGGTTGACGGCATTAAGTGGGTCTCCAGCTTCCCGGACAACGTGTCGTCCGGGATTCCGCGCGCCTCAGCGGTGTTGATCCTCAACAACCGGGAAACGGGCTACCCCTTCGCCTGCATGGAGGGCTCCATCATCAGCGCCTCCAGGACGGCTGCATCGGCCGCCGCGGCTGCGGACTGGCTCAGCCGGGGACGCGGGCGTCCCCGGCGTATCGGGTTCTTCGGCGTTGGCCTCATTGCCCGCTACATCCACACCTTCCTGAAGGCCACCGACTGGTCCTTCGACGAGATCGGGGTGTTCGACCTCTCGGCTGAGAGCGCCGAGGGTTTCAAGGGCTACCTCGAGCGCAGCGGGACCGGAGCACGGGTGACCGTGCACAACGGCCCCGAGCAGCTGATCAGGAGCAGCGACCTGGTCGTGTTCGCCACGGTGGCGGGCCAGCCGCACGTGCACGATACGACGTGGTTCGCACACAACCCGTTGGTGCTGCACGTGTCCCTGCGCGATCTGGCCCCTGAGATCCTGTTGGCCTCGACCAACATCCTCGACGACGTCGACCACTGCCTGAAAGCCGGGACATCGGCCCATCTCGCGGAGCAGATGGTCGGCAAGAGGGACTTCGTGGACGGCACCCTGGCCGACGTCATGGACGGCAAGGTCTCGCCGCCGGACGACCGGCCCATCGTGTTTTCACCCTTCGGCCTTGGCGTGCTCGACCTGGCAGTGGGCAAGTACGTCTACGACGAACTTGCCCGCAGCGGCCAGCTCCGGACGGTCGAGGACTTCTTTTCCGAGTTGCGCCGGTATGGCTAA
- a CDS encoding TauD/TfdA family dioxygenase, with product MSSPTPRIQFDVERQAGRAPLLIVEHGHDPVQWAEENREALRAAVDEHGAVLVRGLGLGDPAEVADTFQRLISGGLMPDREAFAARQPYLDGVYSSLTWPVNQPMCMHHELSYALEFPGLMLFACLQAPSAGGVTGVADARTVLDAIPPDIIRRFESEGWLLARSYNEDIGASYEEAFGVSDRADVESYCRAHGIEFEWQPDGELRTRQRRPAVVRHPATGQRCWFNQVAFLSEWTIAPEVREYLVDVYGPDGLPFNTRFGNGEPIGEEIIALLNEVYEAHTLRTPWETGDLMLVDNIGMAHSREAYEGPREILVGMAEPQNIFDLDNHNEDGAL from the coding sequence ATGTCGTCTCCTACACCCAGGATCCAGTTCGACGTGGAACGCCAAGCCGGCCGGGCGCCGCTGCTCATCGTCGAGCACGGCCACGACCCTGTGCAGTGGGCCGAAGAGAACCGTGAGGCGCTGCGTGCGGCGGTTGATGAGCACGGCGCCGTCCTGGTCCGCGGCCTGGGCCTCGGTGATCCAGCCGAAGTGGCCGATACCTTCCAACGGCTGATTTCAGGCGGCCTCATGCCGGACCGGGAGGCTTTCGCCGCCAGGCAGCCCTACCTGGACGGCGTGTACTCATCCCTGACGTGGCCCGTGAACCAGCCTATGTGCATGCACCACGAGCTCAGCTACGCGCTTGAGTTCCCCGGCCTGATGCTCTTCGCCTGTCTTCAGGCACCGAGCGCCGGCGGGGTGACCGGTGTGGCGGACGCCCGCACCGTGCTCGATGCCATACCGCCGGACATCATCCGCCGGTTTGAAAGCGAGGGGTGGCTGCTCGCCCGAAGCTACAACGAGGACATCGGTGCCTCCTATGAGGAGGCGTTCGGGGTCTCGGACCGCGCGGACGTCGAGAGCTACTGCCGGGCGCACGGGATCGAGTTCGAGTGGCAGCCCGACGGGGAGCTGCGCACCCGGCAACGGCGCCCTGCCGTGGTCCGGCACCCGGCGACCGGCCAACGCTGTTGGTTCAACCAGGTTGCGTTCCTGAGCGAATGGACGATCGCACCCGAGGTGCGGGAGTACCTGGTGGACGTCTACGGTCCAGATGGGCTGCCATTCAACACCCGCTTCGGCAATGGCGAGCCGATCGGCGAGGAAATCATTGCCCTCCTGAACGAGGTCTACGAGGCCCACACCCTCCGCACCCCCTGGGAGACGGGGGACCTCATGCTGGTCGACAACATCGGCATGGCCCACAGCCGCGAGGCCTATGAGGGGCCCCGGGAGATTCTTGTCGGCATGGCCGAGCCGCAGAACATTTTCGATCTCGATAACCACAACGAGGATGGTGCACTATGA